One region of Chryseobacterium sp. C-71 genomic DNA includes:
- a CDS encoding alpha/beta fold hydrolase: MEILHSKIFGENLSSTPLLVFHGLFGMLDNWGSFGKELGEFLPIHLIDLRNHGRSFHSEEMSHDDLANDIANYMNHYGIKKAHVLGHSLGGKAVMQFALNYPEKVEKLIVVDIAPKAYPPHHQGIIKALETVDFETVKSRNEVEAVLTQYIPEKSTIQFLAKNLYWEEIGDTKKLNWRFNLKTLSEKYNQFVSNAIKFGVFEGETLFIAGEKSNYILPQDAFTIKQQFPKAQIVTVKNAAHWVQADNPVEFSEVVRNFLGLN, translated from the coding sequence ATGGAAATTTTACACTCAAAAATATTCGGCGAAAATCTTTCGTCAACACCGCTTTTAGTATTTCACGGTTTATTTGGAATGCTTGATAATTGGGGAAGCTTCGGGAAAGAATTAGGTGAATTTTTGCCGATTCATTTAATTGATTTGCGAAATCACGGAAGAAGCTTCCATTCTGAAGAAATGTCACATGATGATCTGGCAAACGACATTGCCAACTATATGAATCATTATGGAATTAAAAAAGCTCATGTTCTAGGGCATTCTTTAGGTGGAAAAGCTGTGATGCAGTTTGCATTGAATTATCCTGAAAAAGTTGAAAAATTAATCGTCGTAGATATTGCACCAAAAGCGTATCCGCCACATCATCAGGGGATTATAAAAGCTCTTGAAACTGTTGATTTCGAAACGGTGAAATCAAGGAATGAGGTGGAAGCAGTTCTCACTCAGTATATTCCTGAGAAGTCTACGATTCAGTTTTTAGCTAAAAACTTGTATTGGGAAGAAATAGGAGATACCAAAAAGCTTAACTGGAGGTTTAATCTGAAAACGCTTTCAGAAAAATACAATCAGTTTGTTTCAAATGCTATTAAATTCGGCGTTTTTGAAGGCGAAACATTATTTATTGCAGGTGAAAAGTCAAACTACATTTTACCGCAGGACGCATTCACAATCAAACAGCAATTTCCAAAAGCTCAGATTGTAACCGTTAAAAATGCGGCACATTGGGTGCAGGCAGATAATCCGGTGGAATTCAGTGAAGTGGTGAGAAATTTTTTAGGATTAAATTAA
- a CDS encoding NAD-dependent epimerase/dehydratase family protein has product MVFVTGATGILGRVIVLELLKRGKTVRAAKRPASDIDEVRHSYKFYSENSEDFFNKIEWVNVDFDDIHSLQNALNGVTEVYHCAAKVSFHPKDEKEMYHTNIKGTENLLFACEDSSVQKFLHVSSIAVLDGFNEKGELDEESDFNPKIEHSAYAITKHLSEMEVWRASAEGLNTIIINPGMIIGTGNWGKSSGDIFPTFKKNSFTFSGNSAYVDVRDVAKIAVDLMEKDQFGERFIIISESKKYAEIGNQIRRKLGLKDASILSKGILNTGRWLNAFFGWLIPQLKMATKTNIDSVTSSSVISNQKVKQALNFEFIPVQESVDFHLNNYINDKKLNKL; this is encoded by the coding sequence ATGGTTTTTGTAACAGGAGCGACAGGAATTTTAGGCAGAGTCATCGTTTTGGAACTTTTGAAAAGAGGTAAAACGGTTCGTGCTGCAAAAAGACCTGCAAGTGATATTGACGAAGTAAGACATTCTTACAAGTTTTATTCTGAAAATTCGGAAGATTTTTTTAATAAAATTGAATGGGTGAATGTTGATTTTGACGATATCCATTCATTACAAAATGCTCTGAACGGCGTTACAGAAGTTTATCATTGTGCTGCAAAAGTGAGTTTTCATCCGAAAGATGAGAAAGAAATGTATCATACCAACATAAAAGGTACAGAAAACCTTTTGTTTGCCTGCGAAGACTCAAGTGTTCAGAAATTTCTTCATGTAAGTTCGATTGCTGTTTTAGATGGTTTTAATGAAAAAGGAGAGTTGGATGAAGAATCAGATTTTAATCCTAAAATTGAACATTCTGCTTATGCAATTACAAAACATCTTTCAGAAATGGAAGTTTGGAGGGCTTCTGCGGAAGGTTTGAATACCATCATCATCAATCCCGGAATGATTATCGGAACCGGAAATTGGGGTAAAAGCAGTGGCGATATTTTCCCGACTTTTAAAAAAAATAGTTTTACATTTTCAGGAAACTCAGCATATGTTGATGTGCGTGATGTCGCAAAAATTGCAGTTGATTTGATGGAGAAAGATCAATTCGGAGAACGATTTATTATCATTTCCGAAAGTAAAAAATATGCAGAAATCGGAAACCAGATCAGACGAAAATTAGGTTTGAAAGATGCGAGCATTCTTTCAAAAGGAATTCTTAACACCGGAAGATGGCTCAATGCCTTTTTTGGATGGCTGATTCCGCAACTGAAAATGGCAACCAAAACCAACATTGACTCGGTAACTTCTTCAAGCGTTATTTCAAATCAAAAAGTGAAACAAGCTTTAAATTTTGAATTTATTCCGGTACAGGAAAGTGTAGATTTCCATCTCAATAATTATATTAATGACAAAAAGCTGAACAAATTATAA
- a CDS encoding long-chain fatty acid--CoA ligase — MNLAEAIISKNAEKHPYKSAVGFKKKEGWKELSWKKFSEIIYKTANALKSNGVEENDKVAIYADNSAEWLIFDLAAMSIGAITVPIYSTNNAEQAEYIIKDSQAKIILVGNQAQYDASFEIVQNENSLQTIIVSKKAVWVKKENTFYLEDFIAKSSPKLEIIKKEFDDLATIIYTSGTTGTPKGVMLTHGNFIKSFDAHFEFFKFKNFEEELSLAFLPLTHVFERCWSLLCLYGGARVYFLEDPKDIAQALAEVKPTMMCAVPRFFQKVYAGVLEKAKEGSSFKLKIFDWALEIGKQTAELKRGEKSVSFGLMLKHSVANALVFNKVKQKMGGRLWFMPCGGASVSPDVTQLFEAMGLHVTVGYGLTETTATLTAFPFTHFEHGSCGKPLPGVEIRIGENDEIQAKGNGVMKGYYQKPEETEKVFTQDGWFKTGDAGKFDDNGNLFITDRIKDLMKTSNGKYIAPQQIENILTNNNYISQIVLIAEGRQFVSALIVPNFEFLEDYAKKNNFSFSNREELVQKKEIIDLYKDKIKELQHELSDYEKVKKFTLMPSEFEISSGEITPTLKVKRAVVLKKYAEIIEKMY; from the coding sequence ATGAATCTTGCAGAGGCAATTATCAGTAAAAATGCTGAAAAACATCCGTATAAATCAGCTGTTGGTTTTAAAAAGAAAGAAGGATGGAAAGAATTGAGCTGGAAAAAATTCAGTGAAATTATTTATAAAACCGCAAACGCATTAAAAAGCAACGGGGTAGAAGAAAACGACAAGGTCGCCATCTACGCAGACAACTCTGCAGAATGGTTGATTTTTGATCTGGCAGCAATGTCAATCGGAGCGATTACGGTTCCCATTTATTCTACCAATAACGCCGAACAGGCAGAATATATCATCAAAGATTCTCAGGCAAAAATTATTTTGGTCGGAAATCAGGCGCAGTACGATGCGTCTTTTGAAATTGTTCAAAATGAAAACAGCCTTCAGACCATAATTGTTTCTAAAAAAGCAGTTTGGGTAAAAAAAGAAAACACTTTTTATCTTGAAGACTTTATTGCTAAATCTTCCCCAAAACTAGAGATTATCAAAAAGGAGTTTGATGATTTGGCAACGATTATTTATACCTCAGGAACTACCGGAACGCCAAAAGGTGTCATGCTGACCCACGGAAATTTCATTAAATCTTTTGATGCACATTTTGAGTTTTTTAAATTTAAAAATTTTGAAGAAGAGCTTTCATTAGCCTTTTTACCTTTGACTCACGTTTTCGAAAGATGTTGGAGTTTATTGTGTCTTTACGGTGGCGCAAGAGTATATTTTCTTGAAGACCCGAAAGATATTGCCCAGGCATTGGCCGAGGTAAAACCTACAATGATGTGCGCTGTACCAAGATTTTTCCAGAAAGTGTATGCAGGAGTTTTAGAAAAAGCGAAAGAAGGTTCGTCATTTAAATTAAAAATCTTTGATTGGGCTCTGGAAATTGGAAAACAAACCGCAGAATTAAAAAGAGGAGAGAAATCAGTTTCTTTTGGATTGATGCTAAAACATTCGGTTGCGAATGCTTTAGTTTTCAATAAAGTGAAACAAAAAATGGGTGGAAGACTTTGGTTTATGCCTTGCGGCGGTGCTTCTGTTTCGCCTGATGTAACCCAATTATTTGAAGCAATGGGGCTTCATGTCACTGTTGGTTATGGTCTTACCGAAACTACTGCGACTTTGACAGCGTTTCCATTTACTCATTTCGAGCATGGAAGTTGCGGTAAACCTTTACCTGGCGTTGAAATCAGAATTGGTGAAAATGACGAAATTCAGGCAAAAGGAAATGGCGTAATGAAAGGCTATTACCAAAAACCTGAAGAGACAGAAAAAGTTTTCACACAAGACGGTTGGTTCAAAACCGGTGATGCCGGAAAGTTTGATGATAACGGAAATCTCTTCATCACAGACCGAATCAAAGATTTAATGAAGACTTCTAACGGAAAATATATTGCGCCACAGCAGATTGAAAATATTCTGACGAATAATAATTACATCAGTCAGATTGTTTTGATTGCCGAAGGACGACAGTTTGTTTCAGCATTGATTGTTCCTAATTTTGAATTTTTAGAAGATTATGCGAAGAAAAATAATTTTTCGTTCAGTAATCGTGAAGAATTGGTGCAAAAGAAAGAAATAATCGATTTATATAAAGATAAAATAAAAGAATTGCAGCATGAACTTTCAGATTACGAAAAGGTGAAAAAGTTTACTTTAATGCCATCAGAATTTGAAATCAGCAGCGGAGAAATCACTCCGACGTTGAAAGTAAAAAGAGCCGTAGTTCTGAAAAAATATGCTGAGATTATTGAAAAAATGTATTAA